One Thalassospira marina DNA window includes the following coding sequences:
- a CDS encoding HD domain-containing protein, translating to MGVESRVSGDDKIELARQWAQRFHAGQVDKLGRPYIDHVSDVAKRASVHGREAEIVAWLHDIVEDTPVTLAEIEESFGKAIRSGVDGMTRRADEDYFDVYLPRLQQSALARIVKLSDMQHNMAKLDGLHAVNPQDAKRLAEKYARAMAFLTVAVIHKEK from the coding sequence ATGGGCGTTGAAAGTAGGGTTTCAGGCGATGACAAAATTGAACTGGCGCGCCAATGGGCGCAACGGTTTCACGCAGGCCAGGTCGATAAACTGGGCCGCCCCTATATCGACCACGTAAGCGATGTGGCAAAGCGCGCCAGTGTGCATGGCCGTGAAGCGGAAATCGTTGCCTGGCTGCATGATATTGTTGAAGACACCCCCGTTACCCTGGCCGAGATCGAAGAAAGCTTTGGGAAAGCCATTCGCAGCGGTGTGGATGGTATGACGCGCCGTGCGGATGAAGATTATTTTGACGTTTACCTACCCCGTTTGCAGCAAAGTGCCCTGGCCCGTATCGTGAAGCTGTCCGATATGCAGCATAATATGGCGAAGCTGGATGGCCTGCATGCGGTAAACCCGCAGGATGCCAAGCGTCTTGCGGAAAAATACGCGCGGGCAATGGCGTTTTTAACCGTTGCTGTTATTCACAAAGAAAAATAA